In Solanum pennellii chromosome 3, SPENNV200, a single window of DNA contains:
- the LOC107012100 gene encoding uncharacterized protein LOC107012100, producing MSFFASYWTMASIIIWLMFLSVGFVHSYVVDGELGPRTRTSMPYKYERTDEVKKECAFVLASASELEPDDNRIYSIKHELSFLNGDWRQVSNGAASIMPFDDRDLSNRSSDLRSPLNLVSFWVTNVDRAHQSKKSVSVSGILQIGITLDGLFSSKPYERSPHFDIWPGHSQLSVTFEGVYIESKKNQGERVMCLLGTTMLPSRQQESTDPWQWVKESGYTNQPPLMQDDRILLVLHYPRTNTLTNRAILGTMKSLNPKTSFKYFDEVQMSSWLGTSSKYEFGSEKFVSKACDPYPYKDSLSTEINTYRGLDFCYILQRFTQQEALTVVPNWKCNGTDDFCSQLGPFRSDKEINATDGGFKDVKLVLQDVRCDTISVKDNVTSSRVSSVFRVISPLENQFTAAQRTGLSNMTLSAEGIWKSSSGQLCMVGCRGVVGAEDSNCDSRICLYVPLSFSITQRSIIIGHFSSIDGSSRRYFPLSFEKLIRPVELWDQYTASRPYYKYSKINAAATVLEKNEPFTLGSMFKKSLLTFPRLEDADSFSVSLSILSEDLSLHTSAVADQIAGSANQRVEIEMEILSLGQMFGPLTNGSIGEKENSYHAKAEYTEKQLLLNVSAQLSLTGTSYNNISLLFVEGMYDPHVGNMYLIGCRDVRASWKILSESMDLEAGLDCLIEVVITYPPTTARWLVNPTAKISVSSQRNDDDPLYFNPVNIKTFPIMYRKQREDILSRRGVEGILRILTLSLAIFCILSQLFYIRDNAESVPYVSLAMLGVQALGYGLPLITGAEALFKIMGAEINETPSYDLDNSQWIRLIDYTVKVLVLVAFLVTARLSQKVWRSRIRLSARSPLEPHRVPSDKWVLVSTVVMHVAGYIIVLFIHSFNTSQKPLHAERYVDSTGNFHTLREWETELEEYMGLIQDFFLLPQVIGNLFWQIHCKPLRKLYYIGLTSVRLLPHVYDYIRSPVPNPYFSEEYEFVNPRFDFYTKFGDIAIPVAAVVLAVVVYIQQRWNYEKLSQTLRLGKIKLLPVGSRVYERLPSAEAELTSAVNNHVKDRDVD from the coding sequence ATGTCTTTTTTTGCTTCTTATTGGACAATGGCTAGTATTATTATCTGGTTGATGTTTTTGTCTGTTGGTTTTGTTCATTCTTATGTGGTAGATGGAGAGTTAGGACCTAGGACTAGAACTTCTATGCCTTACAAATATGAAAGAACTGATGAAGTCAAAAAAGAATGCGCTTTTGTTTTAGCTTCTGCTTCTGAATTGGAACCTGATGATAACAGAATTTATAGCATAAAACATGAATTAAGTTTTCTGAATGGAGATTGGAGGCAAGTGTCTAATGGGGCTGCTTCAATAATGCCTTTTGATGATAGAGATCTTTCAAACAGATCATCGGATCTTCGATCTCCGTTGAACTTAGTTTCTTTTTGGGTTACGAATGTTGATCGTGCTCATCAGTCTAAGAAATCAGTGAGTGTGAGTGGGATATTGCAGATTGGTATCACCCTAGATGGCTTGTTTTCAAGTAAACCATATGAGAGAAGTCCTCATTTTGATATTTGGCCCGGTCATTCCCAGCTTTCGGTGACTTTTGAAGGAGTATACATTGAATCGAAGAAAAATCAAGGGGAAAGAGTCATGTGTTTGTTAGGGACAACAATGTTGCCTTCTCGTCAGCAAGAGTCTACTGATCCATGGCAGTGGGTAAAGGAATCTGGTTATACTAATCAGCCACCTCTTATGCAAGATGATCGAATTTTGCTCGTGCTTCATTATCCTAGAACAAATACACTGACAAATAGAGCTATTCTAGGAACCATGAAAAGCTTAAACCCAAAGACGAGTTTTAAGTACTTTGATGAAGTTCAAATGTCTTCTTGGCTGGGAACTTCTTCAAAGTACGAATTTGGCTCTGAAAAGTTTGTGTCAAAAGCTTGTGATCCATATCCGTACAAAGATAGTCTCAGTACTGAGATAAATACTTATAGAGGGCTTGACTTCTGTTATATTCTTCAAAGATTCACTCAGCAAGAAGCCTTAACAGTTGTGCCGAACTGGAAATGCAACGGTACAGATGATTTTTGCAGTCAATTGGGTCCATTTAGATCGGACAAGGAGATAAATGCCACTGATGGGGGTTTTAAGGACGTCAAGCTTGTCCTTCAGGATGTTCGATGTGATACAATATCTGTAAAAGATAATGTCACTTCTTCTAGGGTCTCTTCTGTGTTTAGAGTGATTTCTCCATTGGAGAATCAGTTCACCGCAGCACAAAGGACTGGGCTTAGTAACATGACTCTTTCTGCTGAGGGAATTTGGAAATCTTCCAGTGGACAGCTTTGTATGGTTGGTTGCCGTGGAGTAGTTGGTGCAGAAGACAGCAACTGTGATTCGCGAATCTGCTTGTATGTTCCACTCTCCTTTTCTATAACACAAAGGAGCATAATTATTGGCCATTTTTCCAGTATTGATGGAAGCAGTAGGCGTTactttcctttatcatttgagaAACTGATCCGCCCTGTTGAGCTGTGGGATCAATATACTGCTTCTCGTCCATACTACAAATACTCAAAAATCAATGCAGCTGCTACAGTCCTTGAGAAAAATGAGCCCTTTACCCTTGGTTCAATGTTTAAGAAATCACTGTTGACATTCCCAAgactggaagatgcagattctTTTTCCGTCAGCCTTTCGATTCTTTCTGAAGATCTCTCCCTTCACACCTCAGCAGTTGCAGATCAAATCGCTGGTTCAGCTAACCAAAGAGTTGAAATTGAAATGGAGATTCTTTCTCTTGGTCAAATGTTTGGGCCTTTGACAAACGGTTCCATTGGTGAAAAAGAGAATTCTTATCATGCTAAGGCTGAATACACAGAAAAACAGCTTCTCTTAAATGTTTCTGCTCAACTTAGTCTCACTGGGACGTCATACAATAACATCTCGTTGCTTTTTGTTGAGGGAATGTATGATCCACATGTCGGAAATATGTACCTCATTGGTTGCAGGGATGTTCGAGCCTCCTGGAAAATTCTATCAGAAAGTATGGACCTTGAGGCTGGATTGGATTGTCTGATTGAGGTGGTTATAACATACCCACCAACCACTGCTCGTTGGTTGGTCAATCCAACAGCTAAAATCTCCGTATCCTCTCAAagaaatgatgatgatccactCTATTTTAATCCCGTAAACATTAAAACATTCCCCATTATGTACAGGAAGCAGCGAGAAGACATTCTTTCCCGTAGGGGCGTAGAGGGCATCCTGCGCATCTTGACACTCTCTCTGGCGATATTCTGCATTCTCAGCCAACTATTTTACATCAGAGATAATGCGGAATCTGTTCCGTATGTCTCGCTTGCCATGCTAGGTGTCCAAGCTCTTGGATACGGCCTGCCTTTGATCACAGGTGCAGAGGCTTTGTTCAAAATTATGGGTGCTGAAATCAATGAGACTCCATCTTATGATCTTGATAACAGCCAGTGGATTCGTCTGATTGATTATACTGTCAAGGTTCTTGTGCTAGTTGCCTTTTTAGTAACAGCGAGGCTCAGCCAAAAGGTGTGGAGATCCCGTATCAGATTATCAGCAAGGAGCCCTCTTGAACCACACCGTGTTCCAAGTGACAAATGGGTACTTGTCAGTACAGTGGTAATGCATGTTGCTGGATATATCATTGTTCTGTTTATCCACTCCTTCAATACAAGCCAGAAACCTCTTCATGCTGAACGTTACGTAGATTCGACTGGAAATTTTCACACCTTGAGGGAATGGGAAACTGAATTGGAGGAGTACATGGGTTTGATTCAAGATTTCTTTTTGCTTCCTCAAGTAATAGGAAACCTTTTTTGGCAAATCCATTGCAAACCACTGAGGAAGCTATATTATATTGGACTTACGTCGGTTAGACTTCTGCCTCATGTGTATGATTACATCAGATCTCCTGTTCCCAATCCCTATTTCTCGGAAGAATACGAGTTTGTGAACCCCAGGTTTGATTTTTACACAAAGTTTGGAGACATTGCCATACCAGTGGCTGCAGTTGTACTGGCAGTTGTTGTGTATATTCAGCAGAGGTGGAACTATGAGAAGCTTAGCCAGACGCTTAGACTGGGCAAGATTAAGCTTCTACCAGTTGGGTCCCGAGTTTATGAGAGGTTACCTTCTGCTGAAGCTGAACTTACCTCGGCTGTCAATAATCATGTCAAAGACCGGGATGTGGACTGA
- the LOC107015085 gene encoding molybdate transporter 2 has product MAERTSDRTTPLLRRNWWRSHLSAHTFTGSLRLKTSLLSELGGSVGDLGTYIPIVLALTLVSNLDLSTTLIFTAFYNIITGAIFGIPMPVQPMKSIAAVAVSEIPHLTVPQIAAAGITTAGTLLFLGVTGLMSFFYRFIPLPVVRGVQLSQGLAFAFSAIKYIRYNQDFTSTKATATSPRSWFGLDGVILALTCVSFLILVTGSGEVVEDDEDEDGSDRRRLRTLSAIPAALIVFLLGLILCFVRDPSIIHDIKFGPSKIHILNITWEDWKSGFLLGAIPQIPLSVLNSVIAVCKLSADLFPEKEVSATRVSVSVGLMNLVGCWFGAMPCCHGAGGLAGQYRFGGRSGASVAFLGLGKLVLGLVFGSSFVRILSQFPIGILGVLLLFAGIELAMASRDMNSKEESFVMLVCAAVSLTGSSAALGFGCGIVLFLLLKLRELDCFHSCFGRSNAETSLNP; this is encoded by the coding sequence ATGGCTGAGCGAACTTCTGACCGTACCACTCCCCTCCTCCGCCGCAACTGGTGGCGCAGCCATCTTTCCGCTCATACGTTCACCGGCTCTCTCCGCCTGAAAACCTCCCTACTTTCCGAACTAGGTGGCTCCGTCGGCGATTTAGGCACTTACATTCCCATTGTCTTAGCACTCACATTAGTCAGCAATCTTGACCTCAGCACTACCCTTATATTCACTGCATTCTACAATATCATCACCGGTGCTATTTTCGGAATCCCCATGCCTGTTCAACCCATGAAATCTATTGCTGCCGTCGCCGTCTCTGAAATACCTCATCTCACTGTTCCCCAAATTGCCGCCGCCGGTATTACCACCGCCGGCACACTTTTATTCCTCGGAGTCACCGGGCTTATGTCCTTCTTCTACCGCTTTATTCCTCTCCCTGTTGTTCGCGGCGTTCAGCTTTCTCAGGGCCTCGCTTTTGCCTTCTCTGCTATCAAATACATTCGTTATAACCAAGATTTTACCTCTACAAAGGCTACCGCCACCTCCCCACGTTCGTGGTTTGGCCTTGACGGCGTTATTCTGGCTCTCACTTGTGTGTCTTTTCTTATACTCGTCACCGGCTCCGGTGAAGTTGTTGAGGACGACGAAGATGAAGACGGGAGCGATCGGCGTAGATTACGAACACTATCAGCAATTCCGGCAGCTCTTATAGTATTTTTACTGGGATTGATCCTCTGTTTTGTTCGTGATCCTTCAATCATTCACGATATTAAATTTGGCCCatcaaaaattcacattttgaaCATTACATGGGAAGATTGGAAAAGCGGTTTTCTCCTGGGAGCGATTCCTCAGATTCCGTTATCCGTATTGAATTCGGTGATCGCTGTGTGTAAATTGTCAGCTGATTTGTTCCCGGAGAAGGAAGTGTCTGCAACTAGAGTCTCTGTAAGTGTTGGACTAATGAATTTGGTGGGTTGTTGGTTTGGGGCAATGCCGTGTTGCCACGGTGCAGGGGGGCTGGCTGGACAGTATAGATTTGGTGGGAGGAGTGGTGCatcggtggcgtttcttggaTTGGGTAAATTGGTTCTTGGTTTGGTATTTGGGAGTTCATTTGTGAGGATTTTGAGTCAGTTCCCTATTGGTATACTTGGGGTGCTTCTGTTGTTTGCTGGGATTGAATTGGCTATGGCATCAAGGGATATGAACTCAAAGGAAGAATCTTTTGTTATGTTGGTTTGTGCTGCCGTTTCATTGACGGGTTCCAGTGCTGCATTAGGATTCGGGTGCGGTATCGTGCTGTTTTTGCTGCTGAAATTGAGGGAATTGGACTGCTTCCATAGTTGCTTTGGGAGATCAAACGCTGAAACTAGTCTCAATCCATAA
- the LOC107013769 gene encoding gibberellin 3-beta-dioxygenase 1-like, with the protein MPSIISSEKQLDLYSIKELPESHAWRSSLDNDESRNINAESIPVIDLNDDHKFVMDRIGHACKTWGAFQIVNHNISHRLLNHMETYGTRLFSLPMQQKLKAARSSDGIAGYGVARISSFFDKLMWSEGFTIFGSPLEHARQLWPYDYNKFCDVIEEYENEMEKLAGRLMGLMLGSLGITKEDVKWAVGPRNGSSALQLNSYPACPDPDRAMGLAAHTDSTLLTILHQNNTSGLQVLKEGNGWVTVPPLRGALVINVGDLLHILSNGLYPSVLHRAIVNRTRHRLSVAYLYGPPSGVKISPLSKLVDQRNPQMYRPVTWSEYLGTKAKHFNKALSSVRLCAPRIGFANSKDQSGVQVG; encoded by the exons ATGCCTTCAATTATCTCATCAGAAAAACAACTCGATTTGTACTCGATAAAAGAATTACCCGAATCACATGCATGGAGATCCTCATTAGACAACGATGAATCGCGTAATATTAATGCGGAGTCTATTCCTGTAATCGATCTAAACGATGATCATAAATTTGTCATGGATAGAATTGGCCATGCATGCAAAACATGGGGTGCCTTCCAAATAGTAAACCACAATATATCGCACCGATTACTTAACCATATGGAAACATACGGGACGAGATTATTTTCCCTTCCGAtgcaacaaaaattaaaagcaGCTCGATCGTCCGATGGCATCGCTGGCTATGGCGTGGCtcgaatttcttcttttttcgaTAAGCTCATGTGGTCCGAAGGATTCACTATTTTTGGCTCCCCTCTTGAACATGCCCGCCAACTTTGGCCATACGATTACAATAAATTCTG tGACGTCATCGAAGAGTACGAAAATGAAATGGAAAAGCTAGCGGGAAGATTAATGGGTTTAATGCTTGGGTCCCTTGGAATAACAAAAGAAGATGTTAAATGGGCCGTTGGCCCAAGAAACGGTAGTTCGGCCCTACAACTAAATTCTTACCCGGCTTGTCCGGATCCGGATCGGGCTATGGGTCTTGCTGCACATACGGATTCTACCCTATTAACAATCCTTCACCAAAACAATACAAGTGGTTTACAAGTATTGAAAGAAGGAAACGGGTGGGTAACGGTTCCTCCGCTTCGCGGGGCATTAGTTATCAACGTGGGTGATTTGTTACACATATTGTCAAACGGGTTGTACCCGAGTGTTCTACATCGGGCGATAGTGAACAGGACTCGACATCGTCTTTCAGTGGCCTATCTATATGGGCCACCGTCAGGGGTGAAAATTTCACCCCTGTCGAAATTGGTAGACCAAAGGAACCCTCAAATGTATAGGCCAGTGACGTGGAGTGAGTATTTGGGAACTAAGGCAAAACATTTCAACAAAGCACTTTCATCTGTTCGGCTTTGCGCTCCTCGTATTGGGTTTGCCAATTCTAAAGATCAAAGTGGTGTCCAAGTAGGTTAA